The following proteins come from a genomic window of Gimesia chilikensis:
- a CDS encoding BlaI/MecI/CopY family transcriptional regulator, whose translation MTKTHLTKCELEVMDVVWRKGRATVQEVVDSLERPLAYTTVMTTLKILDETRGVVRKQKKGRAYEYEPTVSREMISRSMAADLTDRLFGGSVKSLVLSLVEGDSMSQSDIEELKLAIQSLEADA comes from the coding sequence ATGACAAAAACTCATCTGACAAAATGTGAACTGGAAGTCATGGATGTTGTCTGGCGCAAAGGCCGCGCTACCGTCCAGGAAGTGGTGGATTCGCTTGAACGTCCACTGGCTTACACGACGGTAATGACAACGCTCAAGATTCTCGATGAAACGCGGGGTGTCGTCAGAAAGCAGAAAAAGGGACGTGCCTACGAGTATGAACCTACTGTATCGCGTGAGATGATCAGTCGCAGCATGGCAGCTGATCTGACCGATCGGCTGTTTGGTGGTTCGGTAAAATCTCTGGTACTCAGTCTGGTAGAGGGCGATTCGATGTCGCAGTCTGATATTGAAGAACTGAAACTCGCCATCCAGTCACTGGAGGCAGACGCATGA
- a CDS encoding DUF1559 domain-containing protein, translated as MHQSPAGLCVGLPDSQHSCGGGKVRRQRSNSRSRSGFTVLELLVTCGIIGTLVSLILPAVGSAREAARQLQCKNQLKQIGIAIHCYHDTAGCFPAGWQFESTQKSLYSWSVPLLPYLEQRAVYEIVDRNQILAHPFNLSARQTSLAGFLCPSDIFDPTFILYEEQPAGGAGAAIMELPTASYVGVYGTVEADDGMPPPPGDGALVYAQTIRFRDLQRGLSNTAVVGERTMAMVPSTWLGVDLAGEDAACRVTGSNMTSPNCKLCDECEFSSRHPGGTSFLFGDGHVRFISESIDTKTYQQLARRSGQ; from the coding sequence GCATCAGAGCCCTGCGGGACTTTGTGTCGGCTTACCTGACTCACAGCACAGCTGTGGTGGAGGGAAAGTACGGCGACAGAGATCAAACTCGCGTTCTCGCTCTGGATTTACCGTTCTGGAATTGCTGGTGACCTGCGGTATTATAGGCACTCTCGTCAGTCTGATTCTGCCTGCCGTTGGTTCCGCACGCGAAGCTGCCCGTCAGCTGCAGTGTAAAAATCAGCTCAAACAGATCGGAATTGCCATTCACTGCTATCACGATACCGCCGGTTGTTTTCCTGCGGGCTGGCAGTTCGAGTCTACGCAGAAATCGCTGTATAGCTGGTCAGTTCCACTGCTGCCTTACCTGGAGCAGCGGGCCGTGTATGAAATCGTTGATCGTAACCAGATACTGGCTCATCCTTTCAATCTTAGTGCCCGGCAGACTTCCCTTGCCGGTTTTCTCTGTCCATCTGATATTTTTGATCCAACCTTTATCCTGTATGAAGAGCAGCCTGCCGGTGGTGCAGGTGCAGCAATTATGGAGCTGCCTACCGCCAGTTATGTAGGAGTCTACGGTACAGTTGAAGCAGACGACGGGATGCCCCCTCCACCCGGGGATGGCGCATTAGTGTATGCTCAGACAATACGTTTTCGCGATTTGCAGCGGGGCTTAAGTAATACTGCAGTTGTGGGAGAACGCACCATGGCCATGGTCCCTTCCACCTGGCTGGGAGTGGATCTGGCAGGGGAAGATGCAGCCTGTCGAGTGACGGGAAGTAACATGACTTCTCCCAATTGTAAATTGTGTGACGAATGTGAATTTTCCAGTCGCCATCCGGGCGGTACCAGTTTTCTGTTCGGCGACGGTCACGTTCGATTTATTTCAGAATCCATCGATACAAAAACATATCAACAACTGGCACGCCGCTCAGGCCAGTAG